In one window of Lytechinus pictus isolate F3 Inbred chromosome 19, Lp3.0, whole genome shotgun sequence DNA:
- the LOC129282815 gene encoding uncharacterized protein LOC129282815 has product MVKRRKKEGEGEKLSQTEERKEKKCERDNESGYKRMKIGKGWRGLEMGNGKFKYMNYATFNDTNQVVIKDMTQPTPELLQALGESHGPPGLQTNYPGGYHEVITSGGAIAPDLPANPASCFLISAFRASSDIDSLDVEKEIDLLTGLDIAKNASSSSGKFQVGPWALYKRFTPAIPFQPFDLVFRLELQGLDSDLEPAKKLVQELNKAPTVEGVERSCTELYQIQAKDVVVHE; this is encoded by the exons ATGGTAAAGAGACGGAAGAAAGAGGGCGAGGGAGAAAAATTGAGCCAGACGGAGGAGAGAAAGGAGAAGAAGTGTGAGAGAGATAATGAAAGCGGATATAAGAGAATGAAGATTGGGAAGGGGTGGAGAGGCCTGGAGATGGGGAATG GTAAATTCAAATACATGAACTATGCCACGTTCAACGACACAAATCAAGTGGTAATAAAGGACATGACACAACCAACCCCAGAACTACTCCAAGCTTTGGGAGAGAGTCACGGCCCGCCAGGTCTACAAACGAACTATCCAG GAGGATACCACGAAGTCATCACGAGCGGAGGAGCCATCGCCCCGGATCTTCCGGCGAATCCGGCATCGTGTTTCCTCATCTCGGCCTTTAGG GCTTCATCAGACATCGACTCACTCGACGTCGAGAAGGAGATCGATCTCCTAACAGGGCTCGACATCGCCAAGAACGCGTCATCGTCCAGCGGCAAATTCCAAGTCGGTCCATGGGCCCTCTACAAGCGATTCACGCCTGCCATCCCGTTCCAGCCCTTCGACTTGGTCTTCCGCCTCGAGCTCCAGGGCCTTGACTCGGACCTAGAACCAGCCAAGAAGCTAGTCCAGGAACTCAACAAGGCCCCGACGGTAGAAGGAGTCGAGCGCTCCTGCACGGAATTATATCAAATCCAAGCAAAAGATGTCGTCGTGCACGAATGA